In the Deinococcus ficus genome, one interval contains:
- a CDS encoding DUF4258 domain-containing protein — protein MTKRPSKQQPAARTDTPPAHDTRPGMDLLALRAQLHRAEKAARKPPEPAPSTKKTTTPLKPQRAVDLDGVNTDEFSLGRAHLKLREAVYDARYHICPHAIQHARAEGFLEHDIMHVLLAGRVKAVYTQEHRWLVAGYFEAHGVKLPLHVVVQHYRDGHVDIVTAFVPKNPHHIISRARLALMLRYDDERIRTRTAQAGNKVGYRSKGKWKKSA, from the coding sequence ATGACGAAACGACCCAGCAAACAACAGCCTGCCGCCAGGACGGACACGCCCCCCGCCCACGACACCCGCCCCGGCATGGACCTCCTCGCCCTGCGTGCCCAGCTGCACCGCGCCGAAAAAGCCGCCCGCAAACCCCCTGAACCCGCCCCCAGCACCAAAAAGACCACCACGCCCCTCAAACCCCAGCGGGCCGTGGACCTCGACGGCGTCAACACCGACGAATTCAGCCTCGGCCGCGCGCACCTGAAACTCCGCGAGGCCGTGTACGACGCCCGCTACCACATCTGCCCGCACGCCATCCAGCACGCCCGCGCCGAAGGCTTCCTCGAACACGACATCATGCACGTCCTCCTGGCCGGCCGCGTCAAGGCCGTGTACACCCAGGAGCACCGCTGGCTGGTCGCCGGGTACTTTGAAGCGCACGGCGTGAAACTCCCCCTGCACGTCGTCGTGCAGCACTACCGCGACGGCCACGTGGACATCGTCACCGCCTTCGTGCCCAAAAACCCCCACCACATCATCAGCCGCGCCCGCCTCGCCCTGATGCTCCGCTACGACGACGAACGCATCCGCACCCGCACCGCCCAGGCCGGCAACAAGGTCGGCTACCGCAGCAAAGGCAAATGGAAAAAAAGCGCCTGA
- a CDS encoding YdcF family protein, giving the protein MTDRIAGVMEGLALGAALGLLAAFLGEVRAPVPLLLALLVVGGLLGTFGTARRVFRVGCGLLVAVLSLTLLTPVLRGPLNALTLSQTPVPADAVVVLGGGVQCGTRALAPTSAARLARGLELWRAGYAPRLTVSEQSDVFSATCPKISGIMQAQVRALYPTAGPEVLKLRNVTTTRDEAARVRDLARAGGWTRVLLVTSPSHSRRAAALFRASGLTVTSVPADETLYDPTLPLPSDRLYALRTLLYEALSHVKAALGATPER; this is encoded by the coding sequence GTGACGGACCGGATCGCCGGCGTGATGGAAGGCCTCGCTCTGGGCGCGGCGCTGGGCCTCCTGGCCGCCTTTCTGGGCGAGGTGCGTGCGCCCGTTCCGCTGCTGCTGGCGCTGCTGGTCGTGGGGGGGCTGCTGGGCACCTTCGGGACGGCGCGGCGCGTGTTCAGGGTGGGGTGCGGCCTGCTGGTGGCCGTGCTGAGCCTGACGCTGCTCACCCCGGTGCTGCGCGGGCCGCTGAACGCCCTGACGCTCTCCCAGACGCCGGTGCCGGCCGACGCGGTCGTGGTGCTGGGCGGCGGCGTGCAGTGCGGCACGCGCGCGCTGGCCCCCACCAGCGCGGCGCGGCTCGCCCGCGGCCTGGAACTGTGGCGGGCCGGATACGCGCCGCGCCTGACGGTTTCCGAGCAGTCGGACGTGTTCAGCGCCACCTGCCCGAAAATCAGCGGGATCATGCAGGCTCAGGTCCGCGCGCTGTACCCCACCGCCGGGCCTGAGGTGCTGAAGCTGCGGAACGTCACCACCACCCGCGACGAGGCCGCCCGCGTCCGCGACCTCGCCCGCGCTGGCGGATGGACGCGGGTGCTGCTGGTCACCTCGCCCAGCCACTCGCGCCGCGCCGCCGCGCTCTTCCGCGCCTCTGGCCTGACCGTGACCAGCGTGCCCGCCGACGAGACGCTGTACGACCCCACGCTGCCGCTGCCCAGCGACCGCCTGTACGCCCTGCGCACCCTGCTCTACGAGGCCCTGTCCCACGTGAAGGCCGCGCTGGGCGCGACCCCCGAACGGTAG
- a CDS encoding GNAT family N-acetyltransferase — MIRPMQHTDTPDVLTLLHWMDGAPEREVFAPDARDPHELRMEVEDSRCYVTDGPDGVDAYCGISPFRDGMILEGPVGHDPARMKNLIERAVKDAEGLPVYAFCSRDNTLVRDALEAAGLNPMHSTAFYSAPISALQHARPLPPGYTFSDSLGFTEYRDLYRAAEDAWADRLEWTPEEYDAHFRHGDVKLVALRREGRPVGFAELELCPEESRADLTYLAVHPAERGRGYSRALVAQAARVAGQDPTVKTLRARAHDHMHSARALYTKLGLNQCRSIVTYMKEAEEEA; from the coding sequence ATGATTCGCCCCATGCAGCACACCGACACGCCCGACGTCCTGACCCTGCTTCACTGGATGGACGGTGCGCCGGAACGCGAGGTGTTCGCCCCGGACGCCCGTGACCCGCACGAACTGCGCATGGAGGTGGAGGACAGCCGCTGTTACGTCACCGACGGACCGGACGGCGTGGACGCCTACTGCGGCATCAGTCCCTTCCGGGACGGCATGATCCTGGAAGGCCCGGTGGGCCACGACCCGGCCCGCATGAAGAACCTGATCGAGCGGGCCGTGAAGGACGCCGAGGGCCTGCCGGTGTACGCGTTCTGCTCGCGGGACAACACGCTGGTCCGGGACGCGCTGGAAGCGGCCGGGCTGAACCCCATGCACAGCACCGCGTTTTACAGCGCGCCCATCAGCGCCCTGCAGCACGCGCGGCCGCTGCCGCCCGGGTACACGTTCTCGGATTCCCTGGGCTTCACGGAGTACCGGGACCTGTACCGCGCCGCGGAGGACGCCTGGGCGGACCGCCTGGAGTGGACGCCGGAGGAGTACGACGCGCACTTCCGGCACGGGGACGTGAAACTCGTGGCCCTGCGCCGCGAGGGGCGCCCGGTGGGTTTCGCGGAACTGGAGCTGTGCCCGGAGGAGTCCCGCGCGGACCTGACGTACCTGGCGGTGCACCCGGCCGAGCGGGGCCGCGGGTACAGCCGGGCCCTGGTTGCGCAGGCGGCGCGCGTGGCGGGGCAGGACCCCACGGTGAAGACCCTGCGGGCGCGGGCGCATGACCACATGCACTCCGCGCGGGCGCTGTACACGAAACTCGGCCTGAACCAGTGCCGGTCCATCGTGACCTACATGAAGGAAGCGGAAGAGGAGGCCTGA
- the glgP gene encoding alpha-glucan family phosphorylase, which translates to MNVIGKVTVLPQLPAAVSRLSELAYNVYWSWTPRAQALYRELDSSIWERFQQNPVRTLLEVPRERLEQVAADAAYLERYAQVMADFDAYMGKRDTWAARNAPDMKPVAYFSMEYAFHESLPIYSGGLGVLAGDHCKSASDLGIPFTAVGMLFHQGYFRQLFDKDGWQNEAYDDLDLTTLPLTPAKTADGQEVRVSVQIAGRTVQVRVWQLQVGRIRVLLLDTNVPENSEDDRKLTARLYGGNQELRVQQYVLLGVAGIRALRALNVPADVYHMNEGHAALLGLERVRELVAGGLDFRTALETVASSTLFTTHTPVAAGNDAFAYDLMDRYIGDWPAQLATSRDDLYALARHDQHWDGHLVPAFSMTVFALNMSRAANAVSELHGEVSRDMWKFLYDGAEAEEVPIGHVTNGAHNLTFTSQHMRDLLSTVLPADWTERLEDEDMWKGVDNLSDAQLSDVQLVMKREMITFVRARMREQMLRNGASAADVAATDELLSEKALTIGFARRFATYKRATLLFRDKARLSRIVNDPEHPVQFVFAGKAHPADNPGKAFIQEIYRVSQEPEFRGKIVILENYDMNVARHLVQGVDIWLNNPRRPLEASGTSGMKASFNGSPNFSVLDGWWREGYDGTNGWPIGEEREYADLNVQDDADAYSLYETLEDLIVPRYYGTQSGEQSWAHTVRRSIETVSPRFSMQRQVIDYVQKYYRPLAVRGAEVAANGAQRARDLGAWKTWVRAQWPYTTITAQATLPASAQPGQTIPVTAQVNSAGIKLNELKVEAVLNRGGHLTHHPLQVQPDGTFRADVPLTESGLYSVGVRMIPEVPGLSNPLEAGLIKWA; encoded by the coding sequence ATGAACGTGATTGGGAAAGTGACCGTGTTGCCGCAGCTTCCGGCGGCGGTGTCGCGGCTTTCGGAGCTGGCGTACAACGTGTACTGGTCGTGGACGCCGCGGGCGCAGGCGCTGTACCGGGAGTTGGACTCGTCCATTTGGGAGCGCTTCCAGCAAAACCCCGTGCGGACCCTCCTGGAGGTGCCGCGGGAGCGGCTGGAGCAGGTGGCCGCGGACGCCGCCTACCTGGAGCGGTACGCGCAGGTGATGGCGGACTTCGACGCGTACATGGGCAAGCGGGACACCTGGGCGGCGAGGAACGCGCCGGACATGAAGCCGGTGGCGTACTTCAGCATGGAGTACGCGTTCCACGAGTCCCTGCCGATCTACTCCGGGGGGCTGGGCGTGCTGGCCGGCGACCACTGCAAGAGCGCGTCGGACCTGGGGATTCCCTTCACGGCGGTGGGGATGCTGTTTCACCAGGGGTACTTCCGGCAGCTGTTCGACAAGGACGGCTGGCAGAACGAGGCGTACGACGACCTGGACCTGACCACCCTGCCCCTGACGCCCGCGAAGACGGCAGACGGGCAGGAGGTCCGCGTGAGTGTGCAGATCGCGGGCCGGACGGTGCAGGTTCGCGTGTGGCAGCTGCAGGTGGGCCGCATCCGGGTGCTGCTGCTGGACACGAACGTCCCGGAGAACAGTGAGGACGACCGCAAGCTCACGGCGCGGCTGTACGGCGGCAACCAGGAATTGCGCGTGCAGCAGTACGTGCTGCTGGGCGTGGCGGGCATCCGGGCGCTGCGGGCGCTGAACGTGCCGGCGGACGTGTACCATATGAACGAGGGGCATGCGGCGCTGCTGGGCCTGGAACGTGTGCGGGAGCTGGTCGCGGGCGGCCTGGACTTCCGCACGGCGCTGGAGACGGTGGCGAGCAGCACGCTGTTCACCACGCACACGCCGGTCGCGGCGGGGAACGACGCGTTCGCGTACGACCTGATGGACCGCTACATCGGGGACTGGCCGGCGCAGCTGGCGACCAGCCGCGACGACCTGTACGCCCTGGCCCGCCATGACCAGCACTGGGACGGGCATCTGGTGCCGGCGTTTTCCATGACGGTGTTCGCGCTGAACATGAGCCGCGCGGCGAACGCCGTGTCGGAACTGCACGGCGAGGTCAGCCGCGACATGTGGAAGTTCCTGTACGACGGCGCCGAGGCCGAGGAAGTCCCGATCGGGCACGTGACGAACGGGGCGCACAACCTGACCTTCACGTCCCAGCACATGCGGGACCTGCTCTCGACCGTGCTGCCCGCCGACTGGACCGAGCGCCTGGAAGACGAGGACATGTGGAAGGGCGTGGACAACCTCTCGGACGCGCAGCTGAGCGACGTGCAGCTGGTCATGAAGCGCGAGATGATCACGTTCGTGCGCGCCCGCATGCGCGAGCAGATGCTCCGCAACGGCGCTTCGGCCGCGGACGTGGCCGCCACCGACGAGTTGCTCAGCGAGAAGGCCCTGACCATTGGGTTCGCGCGGAGATTTGCGACGTACAAGCGCGCCACGCTGCTGTTCCGCGACAAGGCCAGGCTCAGCCGCATCGTGAACGACCCGGAGCACCCGGTGCAGTTCGTGTTCGCCGGGAAGGCCCACCCGGCCGACAACCCCGGCAAGGCGTTCATCCAGGAGATCTACCGGGTGTCGCAGGAGCCCGAGTTCCGCGGGAAGATCGTGATCCTGGAGAACTACGACATGAACGTCGCCCGTCACCTCGTGCAGGGCGTGGACATCTGGCTGAACAACCCCCGCCGTCCGCTGGAAGCGTCCGGCACGAGCGGCATGAAGGCCAGTTTCAACGGCTCGCCCAACTTCAGCGTGCTGGACGGCTGGTGGCGCGAGGGGTACGACGGCACGAACGGCTGGCCCATCGGCGAGGAACGCGAGTACGCCGACCTGAACGTGCAGGACGACGCCGACGCCTACAGCCTGTACGAGACGCTGGAGGACTTGATCGTGCCCCGCTACTACGGCACGCAGTCCGGCGAGCAGTCCTGGGCGCACACGGTCCGCCGGTCCATCGAGACGGTCAGCCCGCGCTTTTCCATGCAGCGGCAGGTCATCGACTACGTGCAGAAGTACTACCGCCCGCTGGCCGTGCGGGGCGCGGAAGTCGCCGCGAACGGCGCCCAGCGCGCCCGGGACCTGGGCGCCTGGAAGACCTGGGTGCGCGCCCAGTGGCCGTACACCACCATCACCGCGCAGGCCACCCTCCCGGCCAGCGCCCAGCCCGGTCAGACGATTCCCGTGACCGCGCAGGTGAACTCCGCCGGCATCAAGCTGAACGAACTGAAGGTCGAGGCGGTCCTGAACCGCGGCGGGCACCTCACGCACCACCCGCTGCAGGTGCAGCCGGACGGCACCTTCCGCGCCGACGTGCCCCTCACCGAGAGTGGCCTGTACTCCGTGGGCGTGCGCATGATCCCGGAGGTTCCCGGGCTGAGCAACCCGCTGGAGGCCGGCCTGATCAAGTGGGCGTAA
- a CDS encoding ABC transporter ATP-binding protein, giving the protein MTAPVPAASADLHHTHNSPVALSLRGITKRFPLVLANDNISMDVKWGSVHALCGENGAGKSTLMKIVYGAQPPTSGEIAVDGQTVQFHDPSDAIRLGIGMVFQHFMLVDTLSVTENVILGAEPGSATAINYAAARQRVAELIKQFNFDLNPDALVGSLPVGLQQKVEILKTLYRGARILILDEPTAVLTPSETDELFDFLKNNYAASGNAVIFISHKLHEVLHISDTISVIRDGKMIGSIPAAGATTETLAQMMVGREVTLKVNKQPARPGEVALDVQNVTVKGEHGNAVKGVSFQVRAGEIVGIAGVEGNGQNQLVEAITGLRAPESGTITYLGRAAHGVRGVEAAGVSYIPEDRNERGLVLDMTTAENYMLGEHDRAPFAGKFGFLNLDAIEQNARTLSEQFDVRPRSASLPAKSYSGGNAQKIIVAREMRKGPKILVASQPTRGVDIGAIEFIHARIVEARDQGLAVLLISADLGEVMNLSDRILVMYEGQIVGEVEASGATETQLGLLMTGSGQH; this is encoded by the coding sequence ATGACTGCTCCCGTTCCCGCTGCTTCGGCGGACCTGCACCACACGCACAACTCCCCCGTGGCCCTGTCGCTGCGCGGCATCACGAAACGCTTCCCGCTGGTCCTGGCGAACGACAACATCAGCATGGACGTGAAGTGGGGCAGCGTGCACGCGCTGTGCGGCGAGAACGGCGCCGGCAAGAGCACCCTGATGAAGATCGTGTACGGCGCCCAGCCGCCCACCAGCGGCGAGATCGCCGTGGACGGCCAGACCGTGCAGTTCCACGATCCCAGTGACGCCATCCGCCTTGGGATCGGCATGGTCTTCCAGCACTTCATGCTGGTGGACACCCTGAGCGTCACGGAGAACGTGATCCTGGGCGCCGAACCGGGCAGCGCCACCGCCATCAACTACGCCGCCGCCCGCCAGCGCGTGGCGGAACTGATCAAGCAGTTCAACTTCGACCTGAACCCCGACGCGCTGGTCGGGAGCCTCCCGGTGGGCCTGCAGCAGAAGGTCGAGATTCTCAAGACCCTGTACCGCGGCGCTCGCATCCTGATCCTCGACGAGCCGACCGCCGTGCTCACGCCCAGCGAGACGGACGAACTGTTCGACTTCCTGAAGAACAACTACGCCGCCAGCGGCAACGCCGTGATCTTCATCAGCCACAAGCTGCACGAGGTGCTGCACATCAGCGACACCATCAGCGTGATCCGCGACGGCAAGATGATCGGCTCCATTCCCGCTGCGGGCGCCACCACCGAAACCCTCGCGCAGATGATGGTGGGACGCGAGGTCACCCTGAAGGTCAACAAGCAGCCCGCCCGGCCCGGCGAGGTCGCCCTGGACGTCCAGAACGTCACCGTGAAAGGCGAGCACGGCAACGCCGTGAAGGGCGTGAGCTTCCAGGTGCGTGCCGGCGAGATCGTCGGCATTGCCGGCGTGGAAGGCAACGGCCAGAACCAGCTTGTCGAGGCGATCACCGGCCTGCGCGCCCCGGAAAGCGGCACCATCACCTACCTGGGCCGCGCCGCGCACGGCGTGCGGGGCGTGGAGGCCGCCGGCGTGTCCTACATTCCCGAGGACCGCAACGAACGCGGCCTGGTGCTGGACATGACCACCGCCGAGAACTACATGCTGGGCGAGCACGACCGCGCGCCCTTCGCCGGGAAGTTCGGGTTCCTGAACCTGGACGCCATCGAGCAGAACGCCAGGACCCTCTCTGAGCAGTTCGACGTGCGGCCCCGCAGCGCGTCCCTGCCCGCCAAGAGCTACAGCGGCGGGAACGCGCAGAAGATCATCGTGGCCCGCGAGATGCGCAAGGGCCCTAAGATCCTGGTCGCCAGCCAGCCCACCCGCGGCGTGGACATCGGCGCGATCGAGTTCATTCACGCCCGCATCGTCGAGGCGCGCGACCAGGGCCTCGCGGTGCTGCTCATCAGCGCCGACCTGGGCGAGGTCATGAACCTCAGCGACCGCATCCTGGTGATGTACGAGGGCCAGATCGTCGGGGAGGTGGAGGCCAGCGGCGCCACCGAGACGCAGCTGGGCCTGCTGATGACCGGCAGCGGCCAGCACTGA
- a CDS encoding DUF1517 domain-containing protein: MTVVVLWGMAILLALVVLDRVIAFFVQRKPAQLVFTQLLLVNAPGVQRAIHDIAVSGDVDQPGQLARMFLQAVQVTLDAQASWVYGRADVMTGTRGALEAQLKERAVLARAAFTSETTKNQQDGELRGATIAGSTATPEPGAPLYLAVTLGAVTARSSLSVPTSPCTDETVSTVLRHLMSLNSGQIHEVQVVWSPDVAGEFLTEEQAIRKYPDLGKL; this comes from the coding sequence GTGACGGTCGTCGTTCTGTGGGGCATGGCCATCCTCCTGGCCCTCGTGGTGCTGGACCGGGTGATCGCGTTTTTTGTCCAGCGCAAACCAGCTCAGCTCGTCTTCACGCAACTGCTTCTCGTGAATGCGCCCGGCGTGCAGAGGGCCATTCACGACATTGCCGTGAGTGGCGACGTCGACCAGCCGGGGCAGCTGGCCAGGATGTTCCTTCAGGCGGTGCAGGTCACCCTGGACGCGCAGGCCAGCTGGGTGTACGGGCGGGCAGACGTGATGACCGGGACGCGGGGCGCTCTGGAAGCCCAGCTGAAGGAAAGGGCCGTGCTGGCCCGCGCCGCGTTCACCTCGGAAACCACGAAGAACCAGCAGGACGGTGAACTCAGGGGCGCCACCATCGCCGGCAGCACCGCCACCCCGGAGCCGGGCGCCCCGCTCTATCTGGCCGTGACACTCGGCGCAGTCACCGCCCGTTCTTCCCTGAGCGTGCCCACGTCGCCGTGCACGGACGAAACCGTGAGCACCGTCCTCCGCCACCTGATGAGCCTGAACAGCGGCCAGATCCACGAGGTGCAGGTGGTGTGGAGTCCGGACGTGGCGGGCGAATTTCTGACAGAGGAGCAGGCAATCAGAAAATACCCGGACCTGGGCAAACTGTAA
- a CDS encoding DUF1517 domain-containing protein → MQRVRHTPHRKGAPLRAALVALSLTLGGLSLTSPALAQSGGGFGGSSSGGRSGGGSVGGGSYGGGGGSYGGGYSGPIIINGGGYGGGYYGPGVSMGGGFGLLPLLIFGGVIFMVVGGMRRSLAGSSARGLGGLNSLSGTAQAVKVQLLLAEGDEVKRSLQRVAQTGDPDTNAGLARMLQEAALVALRHPERWVYGDVERAQGAPNAADSQVGAWATQARAAFTDQTTSNYQNRDPQSGFSQRGDYTFKKDGTDLYLAVTIAVAAHTLGNLPPAGTTTAAEARAVLAAISSVSADDLIRAEVVWSPDVEGEFLSEDEAILKYPQLTRL, encoded by the coding sequence ATGCAGCGCGTTCGCCACACCCCCCACCGGAAGGGCGCCCCCCTGCGGGCCGCCCTGGTCGCCCTGTCCCTCACGCTCGGCGGGCTGTCCCTGACCAGCCCCGCCCTCGCCCAGTCCGGCGGGGGCTTCGGCGGAAGCAGCAGCGGCGGGCGGTCCGGCGGCGGGTCCGTGGGCGGCGGCTCCTACGGCGGAGGTGGCGGGTCGTACGGCGGCGGGTACAGCGGCCCCATCATCATCAACGGCGGCGGGTACGGCGGCGGCTACTACGGCCCCGGCGTGTCCATGGGCGGCGGCTTCGGACTGCTGCCCCTCCTGATCTTCGGCGGCGTGATCTTCATGGTCGTCGGCGGCATGCGCCGCAGCCTCGCCGGCAGCAGCGCCCGCGGCCTGGGCGGCCTGAACAGCCTCAGCGGCACCGCGCAGGCCGTCAAGGTCCAATTGCTCCTCGCCGAAGGCGACGAGGTCAAACGCAGCCTGCAACGCGTCGCGCAGACCGGCGACCCCGACACCAACGCCGGCCTGGCCCGCATGCTGCAGGAAGCCGCCCTGGTCGCCCTGCGCCACCCCGAACGCTGGGTGTACGGCGACGTGGAACGCGCCCAGGGCGCCCCGAACGCCGCCGACAGCCAGGTCGGCGCCTGGGCCACGCAGGCCCGCGCGGCCTTCACCGACCAGACCACCAGCAACTACCAGAACCGCGACCCCCAGAGCGGCTTCTCGCAGCGCGGCGACTACACGTTCAAGAAAGACGGCACCGACCTGTACTTGGCCGTGACCATCGCCGTCGCCGCCCACACCCTCGGCAACCTGCCGCCTGCCGGCACCACCACCGCCGCCGAAGCCCGCGCGGTGCTCGCCGCCATCAGCAGCGTCAGCGCCGACGACCTGATCCGCGCCGAGGTCGTCTGGAGCCCCGATGTGGAAGGCGAATTCCTCTCGGAGGACGAAGCCATCCTCAAATACCCGCAACTCACCAGGCTGTAA
- a CDS encoding EamA family transporter: MSAVRLPPVPALLLAMLSIQGGAALAKTLFPDLGPGGTSALRVSLAAVILLAVFRPNLRALGRAGWAAVVPYGLALGLMNLAFYQSLLHLPLGLAVTIEFVGPLALAMALSRRAQDFAWVALAGLGIWLITPHGSGGEAVSLVGIGLALLAGAFWAAYILAGGRLGRSVPGTTGVAAGMLVAALVTLPFGVAQAGTKLLTPNLFLLGVGVAVLSSALPYTLEMIALRAIPARVFGVMMSIEPAIAALSGWLFLQEHLSGAQWLAMLCVIAASAGINLSSRQGEGP, from the coding sequence ATGTCTGCTGTCCGCCTGCCCCCGGTGCCCGCGCTGCTGCTCGCCATGCTCAGCATTCAGGGGGGCGCGGCGCTGGCCAAGACGCTGTTCCCGGACCTGGGGCCGGGCGGCACGTCGGCGCTGCGGGTGTCACTGGCGGCCGTGATCCTGCTGGCGGTGTTCCGCCCGAACCTGCGCGCGCTGGGCCGCGCGGGCTGGGCGGCGGTCGTGCCGTACGGGCTGGCGCTGGGCCTGATGAACCTCGCCTTCTACCAGTCGCTGCTGCACCTGCCACTGGGGCTGGCGGTGACCATCGAGTTCGTGGGCCCGCTGGCGCTCGCCATGGCCCTGTCGCGCCGGGCACAGGATTTCGCGTGGGTGGCCCTGGCAGGCCTGGGCATCTGGCTGATCACCCCGCACGGCAGCGGAGGTGAGGCGGTGAGCCTGGTGGGGATCGGGCTGGCGCTGCTGGCCGGCGCGTTCTGGGCAGCGTACATCCTCGCCGGGGGCCGGCTGGGCCGCAGCGTGCCCGGCACGACCGGCGTCGCGGCGGGCATGCTGGTCGCGGCCCTGGTGACCCTGCCGTTCGGGGTGGCGCAGGCCGGCACGAAACTGCTCACGCCGAACCTGTTCCTGCTGGGCGTGGGGGTGGCGGTGCTGTCCAGCGCCCTGCCGTACACCCTGGAGATGATCGCCCTGCGGGCCATTCCGGCGCGGGTGTTCGGGGTGATGATGAGCATCGAGCCGGCCATCGCGGCCCTGAGCGGCTGGCTGTTCCTGCAGGAGCACCTGAGCGGCGCGCAGTGGCTGGCGATGCTGTGCGTGATCGCCGCGAGCGCCGGCATCAACCTGAGCAGCCGGCAGGGCGAGGGCCCATAA
- the clpS gene encoding ATP-dependent Clp protease adapter ClpS translates to MTRRDADQAGQGRTQTLERTQTQRPRLYRVLLLNDDYTPMDFVVMILERYFRKTEQDAELIMLAVHHKGQGVAGVYTRDIAETKVAQVTAHARRDGHPLCVVAEPEVGE, encoded by the coding sequence ATGACGCGCAGGGACGCCGACCAAGCCGGCCAGGGCCGGACCCAGACCCTGGAGCGCACGCAGACGCAGCGCCCCCGCCTGTACCGCGTGCTGCTCCTGAACGATGACTACACCCCCATGGATTTCGTGGTGATGATCCTGGAACGCTACTTCCGCAAGACCGAGCAGGATGCCGAGCTGATCATGCTGGCCGTGCATCACAAGGGGCAGGGCGTGGCCGGGGTGTACACCCGCGACATTGCCGAGACGAAGGTCGCGCAGGTCACCGCCCACGCCCGCCGGGACGGGCATCCGCTGTGCGTGGTGGCGGAGCCGGAGGTGGGCGAATGA
- a CDS encoding phosphatase PAP2 family protein, which translates to MESFWLAVTALGRDEVFIVVLALYTWLVRPRGGRDLGVAFALSYLVNTALKYGLDLPRPFTSDPALASEAARATGGGPGLPSGHAQMSATLWGGIAAQLRRPAFTAAALALVAVIAASRLVLHVHYPSDVIVGLLLGTLFALWAARGDFPLEDLGRWGVPVVVLLVSLLFPAGTPRELGVGLGMLAGFWASRPTFTPPTDWTGRLIVAVLGLTVVFAAYFLLAALPDALKDLPLVRALRYGGLVLLATHGVPALLRRWLPQETGRNVPFTAAAPVR; encoded by the coding sequence ATGGAATCCTTCTGGCTGGCGGTCACGGCGCTCGGACGTGACGAGGTGTTCATCGTGGTTCTCGCGCTGTACACGTGGCTGGTCCGGCCGCGCGGCGGGCGGGACCTGGGCGTGGCCTTCGCGCTGAGTTACCTGGTGAACACCGCCCTGAAATACGGCCTGGACCTGCCCCGCCCCTTCACCAGCGACCCCGCGCTCGCGTCCGAGGCGGCGCGGGCCACCGGCGGCGGGCCGGGCCTGCCGAGCGGACACGCGCAGATGAGCGCCACGCTGTGGGGCGGCATTGCCGCGCAGCTGCGCCGCCCGGCCTTCACGGCCGCCGCCCTCGCGCTGGTCGCCGTGATCGCCGCGTCCCGGCTGGTGCTGCACGTGCATTACCCCAGCGACGTGATCGTGGGCCTGCTGCTCGGCACGCTCTTCGCACTGTGGGCCGCGCGGGGCGACTTCCCGCTGGAGGACCTGGGCCGCTGGGGCGTGCCGGTCGTCGTGCTGCTCGTCAGCCTGCTCTTCCCGGCGGGTACCCCACGGGAACTGGGCGTGGGCCTGGGCATGCTGGCGGGCTTCTGGGCGTCCCGGCCCACCTTCACGCCCCCCACCGACTGGACCGGGCGGCTCATCGTGGCCGTCCTGGGCCTGACCGTGGTGTTCGCCGCGTACTTCCTGCTGGCCGCCCTGCCCGACGCGCTCAAGGACCTGCCGCTGGTGCGCGCCCTGCGTTACGGCGGGCTGGTGCTGCTCGCCACGCACGGCGTGCCGGCCCTGCTGCGCCGCTGGCTGCCCCAGGAAACCGGCCGCAACGTGCCCTTCACGGCCGCCGCCCCCGTCCGCTGA